The following nucleotide sequence is from Drosophila takahashii strain IR98-3 E-12201 chromosome 3L, DtakHiC1v2, whole genome shotgun sequence.
gtagaggtcgcccagctttgtgattggacactcttgaagttaaaggttcaaggtaccatttccgctaaattgtggctctgggctacgaaaggttttcttactattaagccgcaaaaagtgcctaaaaatcgaaaattcggaactttgaccacggatttctcaaaacttcgacgtgatggaaagtttccaagtatgaggtagtaatctacagctaaaatcctttcaggtttggtagcttttattcttgggctttttatttgtcgaccagtgttaTCAAATGAACTACGAATCAAAAACTAAAgacttaaaaaacaaactttctagctatttaaattaaaaaggtcAACCTACAATATTCGTAATTTATTATAGAAAATCGTTTACAAATCGCATTAACACTTAGGCTTTGGGTAATTAGCTGTATGAGGCAGCTACCAGGTGAGAGAACTACAATTTACAGATACAGTGAACACTGGACGTTAAGTAACTAACACATCACATTGAAGAACTACAGTGGATCCTCGACTACGCCTCCGTTTCCTGTTCGAGTTCGCCGGCCTGGATTTCCTCCGGCGTTCGCAGATCGATGGCGAACTTTTGGCGCGTGGGCGTAATGGAGTCgctgggcgtggcaccctCACCCCCCTCCTCCTCGCCGGCCGCCTCTTTAACCCGCCGAGAATAATCCTGAAAGGCGGCGGCCAGGGCAAAGGTCAATTTGCGGGCCATCGCCCGACTGTCGCAGACGAAGGCGTGGACTTCAAAGGGATGTGGACTGGACTCATCCTTCACCACGATCATGGCAAAGACCCGGGTGTAGACCAAATCCTGAACCCCGTACGAGATCGTATCGATCGGGTAGCTCCAGTGATTGATGCTCGCCTTGGGCGCAATGATCTCCAGCTGAACGCCCTCGGTGGAGACCTTAAGTTCGCAATTAGGCAGCACCTTGTTGGGCGGCAGGTTcttggccacgcccaccattATGTCCACCGGTCGGCGGGTGTACTTGATGCCCCACAGGCCGCGTGCCACCTCGGAGCCAATATATTTCACCTGCACGGAGAAAAATTGATCAGTtactattgatttttattatggtttaaaggttttttctttaatttaaaaagaatatttctttcTATTGTGATAGGACCTATTGATAATTCCAGGCTACCagtatttatagaaaaaatcgtactctCTATTTATAAACGtttaaagaacattaaaattttcTCATTAAATTCTAaagttaattgtttaaaataaaatatttcattaaaggTTTAACAAACTTCTACAAATTCATCATATATTTCATACATTTacctaaaaacattttcaaatatttttgaaagtaGTTTCTAAAATAGTTATAGAATAATAACTAGATGTTTTGAACTTTATGATATCttcaaaattactttttttctaattttgttttccaattttttagcTTTAGTTTCTAAAACCAGTGCAAAACCgctattttttcccatttaacGTAATATAAGTAAGCAAAAAAAGATGTTTTCACGGCGAGTGTGGGATGGGATTATTCATCGGTGGCATTGGCTTCCGCTGCGCATGCGTTGCCGTTAGAGTCGCTTAATTTGCATCCGACCTGCGACCGGATGTCCACAGgcaagccaaaaaccaaaaagttgttgCTTTGGCTGTTGCTCATGTGGTGGGGCCACGCCCCTTCGCTCCACCGCCCCCAATGTGAAGTTCAGCAGGGCGTGACGCGTGCGTGTCTGGCTCTTTTTTTTGGATATGTCTCGTATGCGGGTGGTATGCTCATACATATGTCTGCTTTTGTTCAATTATGcactaaacaaaaattgtacaaccaaaaaaattaaagaatatgtTTTAGCTTAAAATGTTACTAAAACTTTAAGAATTAacgtaaaaaaagtaataaaaaaataaatactttaaatccattttagtgtttaaatattaaataaagaaaatattatttttgttaaacattaaaaatttcatttaattattttatttttttatttgtttgatttatagtttaaatttttaaaaatcccttttcaatttctctctgtgtatttTCCGACATATGGATAAGAGGTCTTTATGGCAATTGGTACCTGAACTTGCGCCACTCATTTCCATTTCACAGCATTTAAATACGCATTTCGCAATGTGGACACTCACCTTGAACGTTATAGGCAAATCCTCAACATTGACCTGACCGTCCAGATCGGTGgtactgttgctgttgctggaaGCCATTCTATGTATCTTTAACCGTTTGTATCTCGTGGATTGCAGGGGTGCAGGCGAAGATCCACCGTTAAACGCATTCACCGCAAAACCAACTGAAAGGTcgcaaaaaacgaaaaaacatGAGGTTGAGTAATGCTCCCATTAAAAGTGTAGTCCCTCATCATCTCGGGGATACTTTATGCGGTGTATTACAGTTCACATCCACCGTTGCATTACCATATCTCTGCCGTA
It contains:
- the LOC108059947 gene encoding low density lipoprotein receptor adapter protein 1-B, which codes for MASSNSNSTTDLDGQVNVEDLPITFKVKYIGSEVARGLWGIKYTRRPVDIMVGVAKNLPPNKVLPNCELKVSTEGVQLEIIAPKASINHWSYPIDTISYGVQDLVYTRVFAMIVVKDESSPHPFEVHAFVCDSRAMARKLTFALAAAFQDYSRRVKEAAGEEEGGEGATPSDSITPTRQKFAIDLRTPEEIQAGELEQETEA